The sequence below is a genomic window from Selenomonas ruminantium subsp. lactilytica TAM6421.
GCGCCGCAGATAACCATAGCGGATATTGGTATCACGCTCCAAGTAAGCCTTGCTCGTCCATGCAAAGGCCAGATAAAGCGCACCGACAATCAAGAGCATCCAGATGCTCAGGGCGTCCACATAGAAAAAGCCCTGTTTGATGGGTTCTTCCGGATGCAGGGAAAAGTTCAGCCCCAGATCCAGAATCAGCCCGAAGACCACCGTAGCGGTCAGCCGGTCGGCAATGTGCAGGAGCTTCAGCCCCAGCACCCCCGTGGCTGCCACCGCCGCAAAGAGCAGCGGCAGTCCCAGTATATAATAAAGTTCCATAAACTACCTCAGCCCTTCAATTTTCTCATTACCGTCGTATCCGTGGTCATAAAGGAAAGACTCATGCGATTGGTCAGGATTACCAGTACCACCACGGCAATCAATACATCCAGGAACACGCCCAGCTCCACCACCAGCGGCAGTCCTTCTGTGATGATCAAACCTAAGAGATAAATGCCGTTCTCCAGCGTGATCAGGCCGCAGATCTGCAGGATGGCGCGCTTGCGCATAACCATCAGGGCCAGCCCCATCATGATCATCATGATGGTGGCGGCAAAGATATCCTGCTGCATGGGGTCCAGCATGAAACGATTGCCCAGCACATAGCCGAAAACCAGGAAAGCTGCCGCAGCCATGGTGGAATAGTTCACATTGATATCGGAAAAGATTTCCCGCTCATCGGTAATGCGTTTGATGAGTTTCAGCATCGCCGTGGGAATGAAGATGACCTTTACCCCCAGCGTCAACACAAAGGGAATCAGGGCATGCATCAGGCCATGATTGAGGCCGGCCAGCAGGCAGGCACAGGCCACGATCACCGACTGGGCCATCAGCGCCACCACCGAGCGGCGCAGCTCCATCACACGGGTCT
It includes:
- a CDS encoding hydrogenase-4 component E, whose amino-acid sequence is MEYLVVLLLFVVFVQTRVMELRRSVVALMAQSVIVACACLLAGLNHGLMHALIPFVLTLGVKVIFIPTAMLKLIKRITDEREIFSDINVNYSTMAAAAFLVFGYVLGNRFMLDPMQQDIFAATIMMIMMGLALMVMRKRAILQICGLITLENGIYLLGLIITEGLPLVVELGVFLDVLIAVVVLVILTNRMSLSFMTTDTTVMRKLKG